From the genome of Malus sylvestris chromosome 6, drMalSylv7.2, whole genome shotgun sequence, one region includes:
- the LOC126626154 gene encoding protein MODIFIER OF SNC1 1-like — MTSSMLFGDRRMSSSRRSGMTVLGKVPKPINLPSKRLENHGADPSVEIVPKGTLSWGSRSSSASNAWGSPSLSPKADGGTSPSHLSGHLSPGSGTRPSTAGSDKGHEPSSNAWGSNSRPSSASGVLTSNQTTLTSLRPRSADTRPGSSQLSRFAEHSDHPVAWSAPGTAEKLGMMSSKNDGFSLTSGDFPTLGSEKDNPGKSAEPQDHSSYSRPGSSSGRVAKETTGTYVVGEISENANVKSGTANSWKRENPSYNEDGGRHGMEKWQGNPHPYPSANVPPGHYDGWHGGPVNNPQGGVWYRGPPGAPYGAPIPPGGFPMEPFPYYPPGPPQIPPAAIANQQSIPPPGAGPRGHHPKNGDMYRPHMQDAYIRPGMPIRPGFYPGPVAFEGYYSSPRGYCNPNERDVPYVGMTAGPPVYNNYPSQSAHRPAISQGRPSGYGPPNPQLMSEQFESGHPPDSRGPYKVLLKQHDGWDRRNEEQRNEGAVTRLSTDASSLEREDHPRTLGAESDWISDHRKEGVRDQRKMVGEEAASRKFDNQGAASVPKKVMSPESLEQIKTVDVISMKKSGTEASGTPEVAQPLLDAAKDSSLIQKIEGLNAKARVSDGRSDTSSVSTREEQKNRFQVNAKTNNSVNEPVGGGIVNPERSHATESINPSLEVGSTISISRRSNRAMHDDRSDHCGRGRFNNQEGEGWSKKSLVSEPTTVVSTARFEIPSNVHLHDHLVSTEAIEKSGSYPQGRCEEELATPMVDPNDSEAQRARMRELAKQRTKQLQEEEEERTRRQMAKARAKLEELNRRTQVESSNQKIESHSSGAIQIKQEESQTAGEPLIGGRKSALGSNLDGASRINESSTGKDEKSTVLASDLPSDTLKSVGKEPVLMHDESMPKPKEVIVANVVDRNNAPQGHESNITRVKQAPKQRQNNQLEKKPTGKFTSTSTDDATKCQTDSVVDVSKPLGVVPNETASSSESSQTANTGAILESTSHPRKKNYRNGKNKQKTESTSTVAAMPSSASKETDIANATAESGRPMVSELELDPSLGQSQTIPRDAYQSSEQHLSPSNEESKGRGNSQWKPQHPRRVSRNSQAIKHSEKFHSTDAVVWAPVRSQNKADVPEEAIPKNEVEAVSAVKTEHKVQNSSKNKRAEMERYVPKPVAKEMAHQGSTQQPVASVINQTAINETIERSDSGSQVAESSQPITLTIGKVGIAIESRHGSSRQSKHGKAHGSWKERGSTESTAMHGSEDGPSYTSNVGQSDKNSVQNHQPQKPDVVSEIEQPKSYDWNDSDGWNMPEEPVAVAPVSVSAKDQATTKRGRQHSFKGQRAMGNNHDLDEKKNSRGDTYKNNNQFSASETGHTDLAAASRENRAVGERAAPHWQPKSQAHSGNSQLGNRANGGQNVVVEVGRTFKKETSPRGAVPRPATPNKDNTEYVAQHQHDQVISERNNAGEGHSKRERKASFRGRPHSPNQGHVTPVETAPVSMDTRQEQHFNTGFRKNGNQNSRFGRGQESRGDWNYSGHDSRQHNHPANRERQRHSSHFEYQPVGPYNNNNKFNNSEEPRDGPYNTGGRVKERGQTHPRRGGGNFHGRQSGTSQVDADMEQ; from the exons ATGACATCGAGTATGTTGTTTGGCGATCGGAG GATGTCTTCCTCCAGAAGAAGTGGAATGACTGTTTTAGGGAAAGTTCCAAAACCTATAAACTTGCCCAGTAAGAG GTTAGAAAATCATGGTGCGGACCCAAGTGTGGAAATCGTTCCCAA GGGCACCCTCAGTTGGGGCAGTAGATCATCTTCTGCATCAAATGCATGGGGTTCGCCATCATTGTCCCCAAAAGCTGATGGTGGCACATCACCAAGCCATCTCAGTGGCCACCTTTCACCTGGAAGTGGCACTCGACCATCAACTGCTGGTAGCGACAAAGGGCATGAACCTTCTTCTAATGCATGGGGTTCAAATTCTAGGCCATCATCGGCTTCTGGGGTCTTGACATCAAATCAGACAACACTGACCTCATTGCGTCCTCGCAGTGCGGACACAAGACCTGGTAGTTCACAGTTGTCAAGATTTGCTGAACACTCTGACCATCCAGTGGCGTGGAGTGCTCCTGGGACTGCAGAAAAATTG GGGATGATGTCATCGAAGAATGATGGATTTTCACTTACTTCTGGAGATTTTCCGACGCTTGGTTCAGAAAAAGATAATCCTGGAAAGAGTGCCGAGCCGCAAG ATCACAGTTCTTACAGTCGTCCTGGCTCTTCTAGTGGTAGAGTGGCAAAAGAGACGACTGGGACTTATGTAGTTG GCGAGATTTCTGAAAATGCAAATGTGAAGAGTGGAACTGCTAATTCATGGAAAAGAGAAAATCCCTCATACAACGAAGATGGAGGTAGACATGGTATGGAGAAGTGGCAGGGAAATCCTCACCCTTACCCTAGTGCTAATGTTCCTCCCGGGCACTATGATGGATGGCATGGTGGTCCAGTAAATAATCCACAAGGTGGTGTTTGGTATAGAGGACCTCCTGGAGCTCCCTATGGAGCTCCGATCCCTCCTGGTGGCTTTCCTATGGAACCATTTCCATATTATCCTCCAGGACCTCCACAGATTCCACCTGCTGCTATTGCCAATCAGCAATCCATTCCTCCACCTGGAGCAGGACCAAGAGGACACCATCCTAAAAATGGAGATATGTACAGACCTCATATGCAGGATGCATATATCCGTCCTGGTATGCCAATTAGACCTGGCTTTTACCCTGGTCCAGTGGCCTTTGAGGGATATTACAGTTCTCCAAGGGGCTACTGCAATCCAAATGAAAGAGATGTTCCGTATGTGGGAATGACAGCTGGTCCCCCTGTTTATAATAACTACCCTAGCCAAAGCGCTCACAGGCCTGCCATTTCTCAAGGCAGACCCAGTGGATATGGTCCTCCCAACCCCCAGCTGATGTCGGAGCAATTTGAATCTGGTCATCCGCCTGATTCTCGTGGACCTTACAAAGTTCTTTTGAAGCAGCATGATGGTTGGGATAGAAGAAATGAGGAGCAAAGGAATGAGGGTGCTGTCACAAGACTTTCAACTGATGCATCATCTCTTGAGAGGGAGGATCATCCTAGAACGTTGGGAGCAGAGAGTGATTGGATATCAGATCACAGAAAGGAGGGAGTGAGGGATCAAAGGAAAATGGTCGGTGAAGAAGCTGCTTCAAGGAAGTTTGACAACCAAGGAGCCGCTTCAGTTCCTAAGAAAGTGATGTCTCCTGAAAGTTTGGAACAGATAAAGACAGTTGATGTCATCTCAATGAAGAAATCGGGTACTGAAGCCTCTGGCACGCCGGAAGTTGCACAACCACTCCTGGATGCTGCAAAAGACTCCAGTCTGATTCAGAAAATAGAGGGATTAAATGCAAAGGCACGTGTTTCAGATGGACGAAGTGATACTTCATCTGTTTCCACTAGGGAGGAGCAGAAGAACAGATTCCAAGTCAATGCTAAAACTAACAATTCAGTTAATGAACCTGTTGGTGGTGGTATTGTAAATCCGGAAAGATCTCATGCCACGGAGAGCATAAATCCTTCTCTTGAAGTGGGCAGCACAATTTCCATCTCCAG GCGATCCAATCGTGCCATGCATGATGATAGATCAGATCATTGTGGTAGAGGAAGGTTCAATAATCAAGAAGGTGAAGGGTGGTCAAAGAAGTCCTTGGTCTCAGAACCGACAACTGTTGTATCAACTGCACGTTTTGAAATTCCTTCTAATGTTCATCTGCATGACCACCTTGTTTCAACGGAAGCAATTGAAAAGTCAGGATCTTATCCACAAGGCAGATGTGAGGAGGAATTGGCCACACCAATGGTTGATCCAAATGATTCTGAGGCACAG CGTGCTAGGATGAGGGAATTAGCTAAGCAACGTACCAAACAGTTacaggaggaagaggaggaacgGACAAGAAGGCAGATGGCCAAGGCTCGTGCAAAATTGGAAGAGTTGAACAGACGTACTCAAGTGGAGAGTTCAAATCAGAAGATTGAAAGTCACTCAAGTGGTGCCATCCAGATTAAGCAAGAAGAGTCTCAAACCGCAGGTGAACCACTAATTGGTGGCAGGAAATCAGCTCTGGGATCTAATCTTGATGGTGCTTCAAGGATTAATGAGAGTAGCACTGGAAAAGATGAAAAGTCAACTGTTCTGGCTAGTGACCTCCCTTCAGACACGCTAAAGAGTGTCGGCAAGGAACCTGTTCTGATGCATGATGAATCTATGCCTAAGCCGAAGGAGGTTATTGTTGCTAATGTCGTTGATCGCAACAATGCTCCCCAGGGTCATGAAAGCAATATTACTAGGGTTAAGCAGGCCCCTAAACAAAGGCAGAACAATCAGTTAGAAAAGAAGCCTACTGGAAAGTTTACTTCCACCAGCACAGATGATGCAACAAAATGTCAGACAGATTCTGTGGTTGATGTTTCCAAACCCCTTGGAGTTGTACCAAATGAAACAGCCTCAAGCAGTGAGTCAAGCCAGACTGCTAATACCGGTGCCATACTTGAGTCAACTTCTCATCCCAGAAAGAAAAACTACCGAAATGGAAAGAATAAGCAGAAAACAGAGAGTACATCGACGGTGGCTGCAATGCCATCCTCTGCATCGAAAGAAACAGATATTGCAAATGCCACAGCTGAAAGTGGAAGGCCAATGGTATCTGAGTTGGAGTTGGATCCTAGCTTGGGTCAGTCCCAGACCATTCCTAGAGATGCATACCAGTCTTCGGAGCAACACTTGTCTCCATCAAATGAAGAATCTAAAGGTAGAGGAAATAGCCAGTGGAAACCGCAGCATCCTCGCAGGGTGTCAAGGAATTCGCAAGCTATTAAGCACTCAGAAAAATTTCACAGCACTGATGCTGTTGTCTGGGCACCTGTGCGGTCACAGAACAAAGCTGATGTACCTGAGGAAGCCATCCCCAAAAATGAAGTTGAGGCTGTTAGTGCTGTAAAGACTGAACATAAAGTGCAAAATAGTTCAAAAAATAAGAGGGCTGAAATGGAGAGATATGTTCCAAAACCTGTAGCTAAAGAGATGGCGCATCAAGGAAGCACTCAGCAGCCAGTGGCTTCTGTAATCAATCAAACTGCAATAAATGAGACCATTGAGAGATCAGATTCTGGTTCTCAAGTTGCTGAAAGTTCCCAACCTATTACTCTAACTATTGGAAAAGTGGGAATTGCCATAGAGTCGAGGCATGGGAGTAGTAGACAGAGTAAGCACGGAAAAGCACATGGATCATGGAAGGAACGGGGGTCAACAGAATCAACTGCCATGCATGGTTCGGAAGATGGACCGTCATATACTTCAAATGTTGGTCAGAGTGATAAAAATTCAGTCCAGAATCATCAACCCCAGAAGCCTGATGTTGTCTCAGAGATAGAGCAACCAAAGAGTTATGATTGGAATGATTCTGATGGATGGAACATGCCTGAAGAGCCTGTTGCTGTTGCACCAGTCTCTGTTTCTGCAAAAGACCAGGCAACTACCAAAAGAGGAAGGCAGCATTCATTCAAGGGACAGAGAGCCATGGGAAACAATCATGATCtggatgaaaagaaaaatagcagagGGGATACCTACAAAAATAACAATCAGTTTTCAGCCTCTGAAACGGGTCACACAGACTTAGCTGCTGCTTCCAGAGAGAATCGAGCTGTTGGGGAACGTGCAGCGCCTCATTGGCAACCCAAATCTCAGGCACATTCAGGCAATAGTCAACTGGGAAATAGGGCCAATGGTGGTCAAAACGTTGTTGTGGAAGTTGGTCGGACTTTCAAAAAGGAGACCAGTCCCCGAGGTGCAGTGCCACGTCCAGCAACACCTAACAAGGATAATACTGAATATGTGGCCCAGCATCAACATGATCAGGTGATATCTGAGAGAAACAATGCAGGGGAAGGACATagtaagagagagaggaaagccTCATTCAGGGGACGCCCCCACTCTCCGAACCAGGGTCATGTTACCCCAGTTGAAACAGCTCCTGTTAGTATGGATACTAGACAAGAGCAGCATTTTAACACTGGGTTCCGCAAGAATGGAAACCAAAACAGCCGTTTTGGGAGAGGTCAAGAGTCTCGTGGGGATTGGAATTACTCAGGGCATGATAGTAGGCAGCACAACCACCCTGCAAACCGGGAGAGACAGAGGCACAGTTCGCATTTTGAGTACCAGCCAGTTGGGCcgtacaacaacaataacaagtTCAACAATTCCGAGGAACCACGAGATGGTCCTTACAATACTGGTGGAAGAGTCAAGGAAAGAGGCCAGACCCATCCGCGACGTGGTGGGGGTAACTTCCATGGACGGCAAAGTGGCACCTCCCAAGTAGATGCAGATATGGAGCAGTAG
- the LOC126626161 gene encoding uncharacterized protein LOC126626161 isoform X1: MALVVHQMQGTYVTYPSRPLSWSKGMKLKQCVTTHQMVRTERCFILKRNLCLSVGASLMRGPKVKPFRVSAFKGSAQNDKSGGRTRGSKLPKNSAKLKENEDTITKSQANDIPLSYASEANESIASSPIIHNLFKKWLRMLRTPSSSEVEDGLLGEEPPSMEASETKHEVQNKEKDGILRTFWCNFLSLNATIKIPLLIFIPMYLAVNTIYGAEVSKELTPLWVLGPFIVALYIKMLQWLCALYVFSFKQTVKVIKNLPSYFMVAYTYIAHGKLKEEIRARFWQPLLNVRNLDYKKLSRRKLKALQELIVERYLDFVESIWPYYCRTIRFLKRANLI, encoded by the exons ATGGCATTGGTCGTGCATCAAATGCAG GGTACTTATGTTACGTATCCCTCGAGGCCCTTATCATGGAGCAAAGGGATGAAGTTGAAGCAGTGTGTAACAACACATCAAATGGTGAGGACAGAGAGGTGCTTTATATTAAAGCGCAACCTTTGTTTAAG CGTAGGGGCTTCTCTCATGCGGGGACCAAAAGTTAAACCTTTCAGAGTTTCCGCCTTCAAGGGCAGTGCCCAGAATGATAAATCTGGAGGTAGAACAAGAGGATCAAAGCTTCCCAAGAATTCAGCCAAACTGAAAGAGAATGAGGATACCATTACGAAATCTCAGGCAAATGATATTCCTCTTTCTTATGCCTCTGAAGCAAATGAAAGCATTGCATCGTCCCCCAtcattcataatttatttaaGAAATGGCTGAGAATGCTTCGAACACCATCATCAAGTGAAGTAGAAGATGGGCTTTTGGGGGAAGAACCGCCTTCAATGGAGGCATCAGAAACTAAGCATGAGGTTCAAAACAAGGAAAAGGATGGGATTCTACGGACCTTTTGGTGCAATTTTCTCAGTCTAAATGCTACAATAAAGATACCCTTACTTATATT CATACCCATGTACCTGGCAGTTAATACGATTTATGGGGCCGAAGTTTCAAAGGAGTTGACACCCTTGTGGGTTTTAGGACCCTTCATTGTAGCTCTCTACATCAAGATGCTTCAGTGGTTGTGTGCACTCTATGTTTTCAGCTTCAAGCAGACTGTTAAAGTAATCAAGAATTTACCCTCCTACTTCATGGTGGCCTATACATACATTGCACATGGGAAGCTTAAAGAGGAAATACGGGCTCGTTTCTGGCAACCTTTACTGAACGTTAGGAATTTAGACTACAAGAAATTATCAAGAAGAAAGCTGAAAGCACTGCAAGAGTTGATAGTCGAGAGATACCTTGATTTTGTGGAATCAATATGGCCTTATTACTGCAGAACAATCAGATTCCTAAAGAGGGCTAATCTCATTTAG
- the LOC126626161 gene encoding uncharacterized protein LOC126626161 isoform X2: MRGPKVKPFRVSAFKGSAQNDKSGGRTRGSKLPKNSAKLKENEDTITKSQANDIPLSYASEANESIASSPIIHNLFKKWLRMLRTPSSSEVEDGLLGEEPPSMEASETKHEVQNKEKDGILRTFWCNFLSLNATIKIPLLIFIPMYLAVNTIYGAEVSKELTPLWVLGPFIVALYIKMLQWLCALYVFSFKQTVKVIKNLPSYFMVAYTYIAHGKLKEEIRARFWQPLLNVRNLDYKKLSRRKLKALQELIVERYLDFVESIWPYYCRTIRFLKRANLI, encoded by the exons ATGCGGGGACCAAAAGTTAAACCTTTCAGAGTTTCCGCCTTCAAGGGCAGTGCCCAGAATGATAAATCTGGAGGTAGAACAAGAGGATCAAAGCTTCCCAAGAATTCAGCCAAACTGAAAGAGAATGAGGATACCATTACGAAATCTCAGGCAAATGATATTCCTCTTTCTTATGCCTCTGAAGCAAATGAAAGCATTGCATCGTCCCCCAtcattcataatttatttaaGAAATGGCTGAGAATGCTTCGAACACCATCATCAAGTGAAGTAGAAGATGGGCTTTTGGGGGAAGAACCGCCTTCAATGGAGGCATCAGAAACTAAGCATGAGGTTCAAAACAAGGAAAAGGATGGGATTCTACGGACCTTTTGGTGCAATTTTCTCAGTCTAAATGCTACAATAAAGATACCCTTACTTATATT CATACCCATGTACCTGGCAGTTAATACGATTTATGGGGCCGAAGTTTCAAAGGAGTTGACACCCTTGTGGGTTTTAGGACCCTTCATTGTAGCTCTCTACATCAAGATGCTTCAGTGGTTGTGTGCACTCTATGTTTTCAGCTTCAAGCAGACTGTTAAAGTAATCAAGAATTTACCCTCCTACTTCATGGTGGCCTATACATACATTGCACATGGGAAGCTTAAAGAGGAAATACGGGCTCGTTTCTGGCAACCTTTACTGAACGTTAGGAATTTAGACTACAAGAAATTATCAAGAAGAAAGCTGAAAGCACTGCAAGAGTTGATAGTCGAGAGATACCTTGATTTTGTGGAATCAATATGGCCTTATTACTGCAGAACAATCAGATTCCTAAAGAGGGCTAATCTCATTTAG